Proteins from one Procambarus clarkii isolate CNS0578487 chromosome 40, FALCON_Pclarkii_2.0, whole genome shotgun sequence genomic window:
- the LOC138372810 gene encoding uncharacterized protein DKFZp434B061-like, translating into MRPELRDQVQRTLTNIGGKRSSPDGHKVQNIDIQSQGGWWPCYSPAPVPDHVTSHTRGNHPSGTSPSTVHLPSLLGHLPSPVHLHLTPRAPPPHRYTSTSLLGHLPLNGTSPPHSSGTSPSTVHLHLTPRAPPPQRYISTSLLGHLPSPVHLHLTPRAPPPHRYTSTSLLGHLPLNGTSPPHSSGTSPSTVHLHLTPRAPPLTGTPPPHSSGTSPSPVHLHLTPRAPPPQRYISTSLLGHLPSPVHLHLTPRAPPPQRYISTSLLGHLPLNGTSPPHSSGTSPSTVHLHLTPRAPPPQRYISTSLLGHLPLNGTSPPHSSGTSPHRYTSPHRYTSTSLLGHLPSPVHLPSPVHLHLTPRAPPLTGTPPPHPSGTSPHRYTSTSLLGHLPSPVHLHLTPRAPPLTGTPPPHSSGTSPHRYTSTSLLGHLPSPVHLHLTPRAPPLTGTPPPHSSGTSPHRYTSTSGTSPHRYTSTSGTSPHRYTSTSGTSPHRYTSTSGTSPHRYTSTSGTSPHRYTSTSLLGHLPSPVHLHLTPRAPPLTGTPPPHSSGTSPHRYTSTSLLGHLPSPVHLHLTPRAPPLTGTPPPRAPPLTGTPPPHSSGTSPHRYTSTSLLGHLPSPVHLHLTPRAPPLTGTPPPHSSGTSPHRYTSTSLLGHLPSPVHLHLTPRAPPLTGTPPPHSSGTSPHRYTSTSLLGHLPSPVHLHLTPRAPPLTGTPPPHSSGTSPHRYTSTSLLGHLPSTVHLHLTPRAPPLTGTPPLDGTPPLDGTPPPHWQVTPTPQSGLSWRVSAAYPGVCRRPILACVGGLSWRVSAAYPGVCRRPILACVGGLSWRVSAAYPGVCRRPILACVGGLSWRVSAAYPGVCRRPILACVGGLSWRVSAAYPGVCRRPILACVGGLSWRVSAAYLGVCRRPILACVGGLSWRVSAAYPGVCRRPILACVGGQPGDKAVVVQQQTAAWQLSSVERDVIDDVILATHDPDNDVEDQ; encoded by the exons ATGAGACCTGAGCTACGAGATCAAGTTCAGAGAACTTTGACAAACATTGGAGGAAAAAGGTCCAGTCCAGATGGTCATAAGGTACAAAATATTGATATACAAAGCCAAGGTGGATGGTGGCcctgttacagccccgctcctgtgccag ATCACGTGACCTCTCATACACGTGGCAATCATCCCTCGGGCACCTCCCCCTCAACGGTACACCTCCCCTCACTCCTCGGGCACCTCCCCTCACCGGTACACCTCCACCTCACTCCTCGGGCACCTCCCCCTCACCGGTACACCTCCACCTCACTCCTCGGGCACCTCCCCCTCAACGGTACATCTCCACCTCACTCCTCGGGCACCTCCCCCTCAACGGTACATCTCCACCTCACTCCTCGGGCACCTCCCCCTCAACGGTACATCTCCACCTCACTCCTCGGGCACCTCCCCTCACCGGTACACCTCCACCTCACTCCTCGGGCACCTCCCCCTCACCGGTACACCTCCACCTCACTCCTCGGGCACCTCCCCCTCAACGGTACATCTCCACCTCACTCCTCGGGCACCTCCCCCTCAACGGTACATCTCCACCTCACTCCTCGGGCACCTCCCCTCACCGGTACACCTCCACCTCACTCCTCGGGCACCTCCCCCTCACCGGTACACCTCCACCTCACTCCTCGGGCACCTCCCCCTCAACGGTACATCTCCACCTCACTCCTCGGGCACCTCCCCTCACCGGTACATCTCCACCTCACTCCTCGGGCACCTCCCCCTCAACGGTACATCTCCACCTCACTCCTCGGGCACCTCCCCCTCAACGGTACATCTCCACCTCACTCCTCGGGCACCTCCCCCTCAACGGTACATCTCCACCTCACTCCTCGGGCACCTCCCCCTCAACGGTACATCTCCACCTCACTCCTCGGGCACCTCCCCCTCAACGGTACATCTCCACCTCACTCCTCGGGCACCTCCCCTCACCGGTACACCTCCCCTCACCGGTACACCTCCACCTCACTCCTCGGGCACCTCCCCTCACCGGTACACCTCCCCTCACCGGTACACCTCCACCTCACTCCTCGGGCACCTCCCCTCACCGGTACACCTCCACCTCACCCCTCGGGCACCTCCCCTCACCGGTACACCTCCACCTCACTCCTCGGGCACCTCCCCTCACCGGTACACCTCCACCTCACCCCTCGGGCACCTCCCCTCACCGGTACACCTCCACCTCACTCCTCGGGCACCTCCCCTCACCGGTACACCTCCACCTCACTCCTCGGGCACCTCCCCTCACCGGTACACCTCCACCTCACTCCTCGGGCACCTCCCCTCACCGGTACACCTCCACCTCACTCCTCGGGCACCTCCCCTCACCGGTACACCTCCACCTCGGGCACCTCCCCTCACCGGTACACCTCCACCTCGGGCACCTCCCCTCACCGGTACACCTCCACCTCGGGCACCTCCCCTCACCGGTACACCTCCACCTCGGGCACCTCCCCTCACCGGTACACCTCCACCTCGGGCACCTCCCCTCACCGGTACACCTCCACCTCACTCCTCGGGCACCTCCCCTCACCGGTACACCTCCACCTCACTCCTCGGGCACCTCCCCTCACCGGTACACCTCCACCTCACTCCTCGGGCACCTCCCCTCACCGGTACACCTCCACCTCACTCCTCGGGCACCTCCCCTCACCGGTACACCTCCACCTCACTCCTCGGGCACCTCCCCTCACCGGTACACCTCCACCTCGGGCACCTCCCCTCACCGGTACACCTCCACCTCACTCCTCGGGCACCTCCCCTCACCGGTACACCTCCACCTCACTCCTCGGGCACCTCCCCTCACCGGTACACCTCCACCTCACCCCTCGGGCACCTCCCCTCACCGGTACACCTCCACCTCACTCCTCGGGCACCTCCCCTCACCGGTACACCTCCACCTCACTCCTCGGGCACCTCCCCTCACCGGTACACCTCCACCTCACTCCTCGGGCACCTCCCCTCACCGGTACACCTCCACCTCACTCCTCGGGCACCTCCCCTCACCGGTACACCTCCACCTCACTCCTCGGGCACCTCCCCTCACCGGTACACCTCCACCTCACTCCTCGGGCACCTCCCCTCACCGGTACACCTCCACCTCACTCCTCGGGCACCTCCCCTCACCGGTACACCTCCACCTCACTCCTCGGGCACCTCCCCTCAACGGTACACCTCCACCTCACTCCTCGGGCACCTCCCCTCACCGGTACACCTCCCCTCGACGGTACACCTCCCCTCGACGGTACACCTCCACCTCACTGGCAGGTCACCCCCACCCCTCAGTCTGGCCTATCCTGGCGTGTGTCGGCGGCCTATCCTGGCGTGTGTCGGCGGCCTATCCTGGCGTGTGTCGGCGGCCTATCCTGGCGTGTGTCGGCGGCCTATCCTGGCGTGTGTCGGCGGCCTATCCTGGCGTGTGTCGGCGGCCTATCCTGGCGTGTGTCGGCGGCCTATCCTGGCGTGTGTCGGCGGCCTATCCTGGCGTGTGTCGGCGGCCTATCCTGGCGTGTGTCGGCGGCCTATCCTGGCGTGTGTCGGCGGCCTATCCTGGCGTGTGTCGGCGGCCTATCCTGGCGTGTGTCGGCGGCCTATCCTGGCGTGTGTCGGCGGCCTATCTTGGCGTGTGTCGGCGGCCTATCTTGGCGTGTGTCGGCGGCCTATCTTGGCGTGTGTCGGCGGCCTATCCTGGCGTGTGTCGGCGGCCTATCTTGGCGTGTGTCGGCGGCCTATCCTGGCGTGTGTCGGCGGCCTATCTTGGCGTGTGTCGGCGGCCAACCCGGTGACAAAGCCGTGGTGGTGCAGCAGCAGACGGCCGCA TGGCAGCTGAGCAGCGTGGAGCGTGACGTCATAGATGATGTCATCCTCGCCACTCATGATCCAGACAATGACGTCGAAGATCAATAA